A stretch of Myceligenerans xiligouense DNA encodes these proteins:
- a CDS encoding LuxR C-terminal-related transcriptional regulator, whose amino-acid sequence MVVGPSGSGKTATVMHALRGLGPDVPVLRVQRIWSRRPHARFLGDTDRSDLTVVPSGADRNAATGFFESVLENLGGTIPRVVFVDDAGALTEERLSWLQHLADEAFALDCRLVVAAEELAPGALPDELDVLRLGPLGAPELRHFLTDALGLALAADVVERITWWSEGNPRLALELAQDLSVAQLRGGALWHGPDAAGSAAARTYRHVLGKIDESGAGLLASFVLRQPGSSLGEEPWDGVAGLGDDPSLGRLADLGLAELRGETWFLRHPLVAVLCAERNGAGIPVPTAERKSEAMLRGLHMQELNPVLRAGPLSVDCPKNRALAFTMSVLTGQTWGIPRAGSAAAVGCREWSDHVWWRASAGPDEPVRAAAARLTAAALAVEAEGAVHDPDQLHADLDTVGETSGQHWLGLHLQTRMRLMLGDVSGARALVAAHVDDDARDAAEQVARSLSAAMVAAVEGQFHDVRRHLDAVRRLRPGCDGWLVLRGLTALADAAIDGRVPDVGVPDVLGNWSPRAAAEFAADVGAAHLLLGRAREAVSLLAVSTEQCRWPYQCPVMVRADLVDAAVSAGDLQAIPAAGGAGASECGVLSADLRAATTRGAALLAEGDRALVAFEDAVRASTPPASIRQHVRTLVAYGRFRAARGDAGVAVAAFDRARTLAQLAGLAGWTRGIDTAQTASGGAVASNRWEGLRRDERTMVRLALKGATNSKIAESVFVSERTVVNRLRQVYHRLGIRDRRDLIRLAEECPPRWAAAEV is encoded by the coding sequence ATGGTGGTCGGTCCGAGCGGTTCCGGAAAGACCGCGACGGTCATGCACGCGCTCCGCGGCCTGGGCCCCGACGTCCCGGTGCTCCGCGTGCAGAGAATCTGGTCCCGGCGCCCGCACGCACGATTCCTCGGCGACACGGACCGTTCCGACCTCACGGTCGTACCGTCCGGCGCCGACCGGAACGCCGCGACGGGCTTCTTCGAGAGCGTCCTCGAGAACCTCGGCGGGACGATCCCGCGCGTCGTGTTCGTCGACGACGCCGGAGCGCTGACCGAGGAGCGGCTCTCGTGGCTGCAGCACCTGGCCGACGAGGCGTTCGCACTGGACTGCCGGCTCGTCGTCGCCGCCGAGGAGCTCGCGCCCGGTGCCCTGCCGGACGAGCTCGACGTCCTCCGCCTCGGTCCGCTCGGCGCACCGGAGCTGCGGCACTTCCTCACCGACGCGCTCGGCCTCGCGCTCGCGGCGGACGTGGTCGAGCGGATCACCTGGTGGAGCGAGGGAAACCCCCGGCTCGCCCTGGAACTGGCCCAGGACCTGTCCGTGGCGCAGTTGCGCGGCGGGGCGCTCTGGCACGGCCCCGACGCCGCGGGTTCCGCCGCCGCGCGGACCTACCGCCATGTCCTCGGGAAGATCGACGAGTCCGGTGCGGGCCTCCTCGCCTCGTTCGTGCTGCGCCAGCCCGGATCGAGCCTCGGTGAGGAGCCGTGGGACGGAGTGGCGGGACTCGGGGACGACCCGTCGCTCGGCCGCCTCGCCGACCTCGGACTCGCCGAACTGCGCGGCGAGACGTGGTTCCTCCGCCATCCGTTGGTCGCGGTGCTCTGCGCCGAGCGGAACGGGGCCGGCATCCCGGTGCCGACGGCGGAACGCAAGAGCGAGGCGATGCTGCGCGGCCTGCACATGCAGGAGCTCAACCCGGTACTGCGAGCCGGCCCGCTGTCCGTGGACTGCCCGAAGAACCGCGCCCTGGCGTTCACCATGTCGGTACTGACCGGGCAGACGTGGGGCATCCCGCGCGCGGGCTCGGCGGCCGCCGTCGGGTGCCGGGAGTGGTCCGATCACGTGTGGTGGCGGGCATCCGCCGGGCCCGACGAGCCGGTCCGCGCGGCGGCGGCGCGCCTGACGGCCGCGGCCCTCGCGGTCGAGGCGGAGGGCGCCGTGCACGACCCGGATCAGCTTCACGCCGATCTGGACACGGTCGGTGAGACGTCCGGCCAGCACTGGCTGGGCCTGCACCTGCAGACACGGATGCGGCTCATGCTCGGTGACGTGTCCGGCGCCCGCGCGCTCGTGGCGGCACACGTGGACGACGACGCCCGGGATGCCGCCGAGCAGGTCGCGCGAAGCCTCAGCGCGGCCATGGTCGCGGCGGTCGAGGGACAGTTCCACGACGTGCGCCGACATCTCGACGCGGTGCGCCGGTTGCGTCCCGGATGCGACGGGTGGCTGGTGCTGCGCGGGCTGACGGCTCTCGCCGACGCCGCCATCGACGGCCGGGTCCCGGACGTGGGTGTGCCCGACGTCCTCGGGAACTGGTCACCGCGCGCGGCGGCGGAGTTCGCCGCCGACGTCGGGGCCGCGCACCTGCTCCTGGGACGTGCGCGCGAGGCCGTGTCGCTGCTGGCCGTGTCCACCGAGCAGTGCCGATGGCCGTACCAGTGCCCGGTCATGGTCCGGGCGGACCTGGTGGACGCCGCGGTGTCCGCGGGCGACCTCCAGGCGATTCCCGCCGCCGGAGGCGCCGGCGCCTCCGAGTGCGGCGTCCTGTCCGCGGACCTGCGAGCCGCCACCACCCGCGGTGCGGCTCTGCTCGCGGAGGGCGACCGTGCCCTGGTCGCCTTCGAGGACGCGGTCCGTGCCTCGACGCCCCCGGCATCGATCCGCCAGCATGTGCGGACGCTCGTCGCGTACGGCCGCTTCCGCGCGGCGCGCGGGGACGCCGGTGTGGCGGTGGCGGCGTTCGACCGTGCCCGGACCCTCGCGCAGCTGGCCGGGCTCGCCGGGTGGACGCGGGGGATCGACACGGCGCAGACGGCATCGGGTGGTGCGGTGGCCAGCAACCGGTGGGAAGGACTGCGCCGGGACGAGCGCACCATGGTGCGCCTCGCGCTGAAGGGGGCCACGAACTCGAAGATCGCGGAGTCGGTGTTCGTCTCGGAGCGGACCGTGGTGAACCGCCTGCGGCAGGTGTACCACCGCCTGGGGATCCGCGACCGCCGGGACCTCATCCGCCTGGCGGAGGAATGCCCGCCCCGGTGGGCGGCCGCTGAGGTGTAG